Proteins from one Oreochromis niloticus isolate F11D_XX unplaced genomic scaffold, O_niloticus_UMD_NMBU tig00000329_pilon, whole genome shotgun sequence genomic window:
- the LOC109200481 gene encoding uncharacterized protein LOC109200481 isoform X2 — protein sequence MVNSRSVLLLVCTVLVVGAICGSDARQDGKRRPCCVAVTNLDMSAEVVGETYRQQAATPPCVKAIIFNTEHGPLCADPNAQWVKDLTAKMRKE from the exons ATGGTCAACTCTAGAAGTGTGTTACTGCTGGTCTGCACAGTCTTGGTGGTTGGGGCCATCTGTGGATCAGACG CTCGCCAAGATGGAAAGAGACGACCGTGCTGCGTTGCAGTCACCAACCTCGATATGAGTGCTGAGGTGGTGGGGGAAACATATCGTCAGCAGGCCGCAACACCACCCTGTGTGAAGGCTATAAT TTTCAACACAGAACATGGACCGCTTTGTGCTGATCCAAACGCTCAGTGGGTCAAAGATC TCACTGCCAAAATGAGGAAGGAGTGA
- the LOC109200481 gene encoding C-C motif chemokine 18-like isoform X1 — MVNSRSVLLLVCTVLVVGAICGSDARQDGKRRPCCVAVTNLDMSAEVVGETYRQQAATPPCVKAIIFNTEHGPLCADPNAQWVKDLIASMTRV; from the exons ATGGTCAACTCTAGAAGTGTGTTACTGCTGGTCTGCACAGTCTTGGTGGTTGGGGCCATCTGTGGATCAGACG CTCGCCAAGATGGAAAGAGACGACCGTGCTGCGTTGCAGTCACCAACCTCGATATGAGTGCTGAGGTGGTGGGGGAAACATATCGTCAGCAGGCCGCAACACCACCCTGTGTGAAGGCTATAAT TTTCAACACAGAACATGGACCGCTTTGTGCTGATCCAAACGCTCAGTGGGTCAAAGATC TCATTGCGAGCATGACGAGGGTATGA